From the Cyanobium sp. M30B3 genome, the window CCCCCTAAGCCCATCTCAAACCTGAAACCCTCGCAAACCTGAAACCCTCGCAAACCTGAAGGCTGATCCAACACCGCTTCTGATTCTCTTCTCAGCCTCTTTGGTGTTCCTACTTTTGATCACAGTTCCTGCAATCCCCTCTTCCCCATGACCCACGCCCACGCCCACGCCCCCGCCCAGCAGCGCATCACCGCCCACGACCTGGCAACCCAGCTCGCCGAGCAGCGCGTCAAGGTGATCGACGTGCGCGAACCCATGGAATACGCCGCCGGCCACATCGCCGGCAGCCTCAACGTGCCGCTCTCACGCATCACCCAGGCCGACCTGCCCCGCGGACCGCTGGTGCTGGTATGCCACAGCGGCAACCGCAGTGCCCAGGCCCTCGCCCAGCTCCTGCGGCACGGCCATCCCCATCCACTCACCGATCTGGAGGGGCATCCCCGCCTGGCAGCAGGCCGGGCTGCCCGTGCGCAAGCTCAAAAACGCCCCCCTGCCGCTGATGCGACAGGTGCAGATCGCCGCCGGCTCCCTGGTTCTCCTGGGCGTGATCCTCAGCCAGGTGGCGGCGCCAGGCTGGATCTGGTTGAGCGGCTTTGTGGGCGCTGGACTGGTGTTCGCTGGCATCAGCGGCTTCTGCGGCATGGCACGCCTCCTCGCCGCCATGCCCTGGAACCGGGTGACACTCTGATGCTGACCGCCAGCCTGGCCAGCCACCCCCGCTTCCCGATGCCCGCGTTCAGTTGCGCGAGAGGGAATTGAGCGGGGGAACCCCGTTGGCCGGCGTTCCCGGGAGGGTGGCGTCCGGAGTTTCGGGGAGATTGTCGAGGCTGAAGCGATAGCCCTGCTGGCGCATCGTCTCGATGCCGCCGCCCTCCCCCAGACCGGCCTGCTCCAGCTTGCGGCGCAGGGTGAGCACCTGGGTGTCCACCGAACGGGGGCCACCGCTGAAGGGGGGCCAGGCCATGCGCAGCAGTTCCTGGCGGCTGCGCACCACCCCCGGAGGCATCAGCAGGGCGCAGAGCAGGGCGAACTCCCGCGGACTCAGCTCCACCGGCTGGTCGCGCAACGTCACCTGGCGCAGCAGCAGGTGCACCTCCAGTGGCCCCACGCACACCCGCTCCTGCAGGCCCGATCCGGCGCGCCGCAGCAGGGTGCGGCAGCGGGCGGCCAGTTCCTCAAGGCCGAAGGGCTTGCGCAGCACGTCGTCGGCACCGCCATCCAGCAGGCTCACCACCGGCTCGGAGCCAGAGCGGGCCGTGAGCACCATCACCGGACAGTGCAGCTGGGCGGCCAGGCGCAGGCCGCTGCTCTCATCCAGCAGCTCGGCACTCACCAGCAGGTCGGGGGACTGGTCACGGCAGAGCTCGATCGCCTCGCGGGCCGTGGCCACCGCCGCCGCCAGGTGACCGTCCTGGCGCAGGCGCTGGGCCAGGACGGTGCGAAGGGTGGCGTGGGGGTCGACCACCAGAACCCGCTGCGCCCCGGAGGCCGCTGCCGTCACCTGGGCGGCGGATTCAGAACCCTC encodes:
- a CDS encoding response regulator transcription factor, giving the protein MVDPHATLRTVLAQRLRQDGHLAAAVATAREAIELCRDQSPDLLVSAELLDESSGLRLAAQLHCPVMVLTARSGSEPVVSLLDGGADDVLRKPFGLEELAARCRTLLRRAGSGLQERVCVGPLEVHLLLRQVTLRDQPVELSPREFALLCALLMPPGVVRSRQELLRMAWPPFSGGPRSVDTQVLTLRRKLEQAGLGEGGGIETMRQQGYRFSLDNLPETPDATLPGTPANGVPPLNSLSRN